A genomic window from Nicotiana sylvestris chromosome 11, ASM39365v2, whole genome shotgun sequence includes:
- the LOC104215265 gene encoding probable small nuclear ribonucleoprotein F: MSVPVNPKPYLNNLTGKPVMVKLKWGMEYKGYLVSVDSYMNLQLANAEEYIDGQCTGSLGEILIRCNNVLYLRGVPEDEELEDADRD; the protein is encoded by the exons ATG TCAGTACCAGTTAATCCCAAGCCTTATTTAAACAATTTGACGGGAAAGCCTGTGATGGTAAAGCTTAAATGGGGAATGGAGTACAAAG GGTATCTGGTCTCCGTGGATTCATACATGAACTTGCAG CTTGCAAACGCAGAAGAATACATTGATGGACAATGCACTGGTTCTCTCGGAGAGATCCTGATTAG ATGTAATAATGTCCTCTATCTTCGTGGTGTACCTGAGGATGAAGAATTGGAAGATGCTGATCGCGACTAG